The window CAATACTGAACTTTTTTCAGTTTAGAATACGCTTTAAGGTCAATTACGGGGTTTATCCCATGTCCGAAGCGGTGGTGGAGACCGAGTGGGTCCAACAAAACCTGAACAACCCCAAGGTGAGGATCGTGGAGGTGGACTACGACCCGGCCACAGCCTACGAGCAGTGGCACGTGCCCAACGCCGTGTTGATCGCGTGGAAGGAGCTCAGACACCCCGTGAGGCGCGACTTCCTGGAGCCGAGCGACTTCGAGAGGCTCATGTCGGAGAGGGGCATATCTAACGACCACACCGTGGTGCTCTACGGCGACTACAACAACTGGTTCGCCGCCTACGCCTTCTGGCTGTTCCAGGCGTACGGCCACGAGGACGTCAGGCTAATGAACGGCGGGAGGACCGCGTGGGCCAAGGAGGGGAGGCCCACGACTAAGGACCGGCCGACGTTCCCCAAGACGCAGTACAAGGTGAGGCGCGTCGACTGGGGCTCTAGAAGGGCCTATCTGTGGGAGGTCCTCAACAAGGTAGTGCACGGAGAGGTCGGGAAGAACGTCTTGTTGGTGGACGTGCGGAGCCCGCCGGAGTATAAGGGCGAGATAACGGCGCCTCCCGAATACGCCAACGAGCAGACGCAGGTAGGGGGCCACATACCCGGCGCGATAAGCATACCTTGGGCGCAGGCCGTCGACCAGCAGACGGGCAAGTTCAAGCCGGTGGAGGAGCTGAGGAGGATCTACGAAGGCGCCGGCATCACCCCCGACAAGGAGGTGATCACCTACTGCAGAATAGGCGAGAGGGCGGCCCACACTTGGTTCGTCCTGAAGTACCTGTTGAAGTACCCGGCCGTGAGGGTCTACGACGGCTCTTGGGCCGAGTGGGGCAACTTGGTCGGGGCCCCCGTCAAGAAGGGCGACCAGCCGTAAATCGGCCCTCTTTTTTTGTCTCATATCGGCCCCATTTTTCGGGCCGAAATCTGGGCGCAACTTGAGGAGTGATAGAAGCTTATAAAAACTTTCTATTTGTGGATGTGGAGGCGATTTATCTACCCGCAGTGTTGGCTAGGCGGCTGAGGTCGTTGGCCGAGTCGGAGGCCGTGTCGCTGGAGGATTATCTGCTCGAAATCGCCTTCTCGAACATGGATCCCCCAGAAAAGGCGAGGACGTACGCCGAAGCCGCCCTAGAGCTCTTAAAAGCCGCCGATGAGGAGTTGAGGGCCGGCGATTTGAGGCAGGCCAGCGAGAAGATTTGGGGAGCCGCCGCGCTTGCGGTGAAGGCCTATGCCTACTGGCGGGAGGGGGTTAGGCTGGCGTCGCACGGGGAGCTCTGGCGCTACGCCAAGAAAACCGCCGACGAGCTGGGCGGCTGGGTACACGACGCCTGGGCACAAGCAAACGCCATGCACATAAACTTCTACGAGGGGTGGGCGACAGCGGAACAGGTAGCTGAAGCCCTAAAGCGGGTGGAGAAACTAGTAAAAGAAATAGTCGAGAGAGTGCGAACAAGAAGGTCTGCGTAGTTGTGACGCCACGAAGGCGTATGTGTAGGGCGGCGGGCCCCGCTACTACGAGAGGCGCCGCTTCAGGAGGTTAGACAATTGCTATACGCGACTGCCGGCGGCTTCCACGGCTCAAGAAAACCTTCTGGTGGTGATCGGCGTGTCGCGCCGCCGTCCGAGCGCCAGATCCGCCGCTATCCTGCCCATGGCCGGCGCATAGGTCCAGCCCAGTCTGCAGGTGCCGGTGGCGAAGACGACGTCGCCTCGCCTCTCCAGCACGGGCAGGCCGTCGGGAGTGCAGGGCCTGAACCCCACAGACGCGTCGACTACGTCAGCCTTGCCGACCCACCTGGCCGCCGCCTCGAGGACGTTGGGCAGATATTTTGCGTCTGGATGGGGGTCCAAGTCGAATCTGCCGGTGATCTTGACCCACCGCGAGAACGGCACCACGAAGACGCCGCCGACGAAGTCCGCCACGGTCCGCCCCGGCCTCTTCTCGGTCTTGGCCCGAACTCCGTATCCCTTAAGCGGCGCCACGGGGACGCCGAAGCGGCGGCTCCACCAGCCGCCTGCTACTACCACGGCGTCGGCCCTCAACACCTTGCCCCCCTCAAGCTCCACCGCGCCGTCGCCCACCTTCACCGCCCTCTTGTTGACCACCTTGACACCCGAGATCTCTCTGGCCAGCCTCTCTGCGGCCAGGTCGGTCGAGATGATCAAGGGATCCAGATAGACGATAGCCCTCGCCCCGTCGATCTCCCCGATCTCGAACCTCGGGCCTAGAGGGTCCCTCCTCAGCGCCTCTGCCTCTTTCTCCACGTCGTCGACAACCTCGTACACCGGCTCCTCCCTCAGCTCGAAGTCGTTCTGCTCCTCGGCTAGCCGTAGATACTCCCGCCGCGAGAACTGGGCCATCTCCTTCAAGAAACTCCACGTCTCCTCGCCGGGCTCCCTCCCGTACATCTTGAGGTAGAGCACGAGCCAGGCGAGGTCGAGGCTCCTCACGGCGGCCTTCCCGCGCCTGACCATGCCGAGATAGCGCTGGGCGTATCCCCTCACGTTTATTCTGTTGAGCTCGAACTTGGTGAACTCCAGGACCCCGGCCGCGGCCCTCGACGAGTGGGCCAGCCCGCCCATTTCCAGGAGCGTGACGTCGGCCCCCTCCCTCTTCAGATAATACGCGGCGAAGAGCCCCACCACGCCGCCCCCGACAACCACAAAGGTGGACACATCTAAATAATTCTCAGGAATATATATAGTTGGCCCCCGGCCCCAACACACTAGGCAAAAATTTCACACATAGGTGGGTATAAGACGCCGAGACGTATAGGGGCTATGTTGCGCCTGACGCCTACGGCCAAGCTTGTCATAAACTACATGGCGCTCCGCCACCTCGTGGACGGGGCGAGATACGTCACCTTCAGGGAGCTCGTCGAGCGGCTCGGCGTCTCCGAGCGGAGGCTGAGATCCGTCGTGCAGGAGCTGAGGCGCGCCGGGCTTGTGGAGGCCTATCTCGACCCCTCCAAGGGACGCGCCATACTCTACAGGCTTTCCTTCAACAACTTCGAGTTCGACGCCCCGCGGGTGAGGCCCGGCCTCTACTACATAGACCTCCCCCCAGACGCCAAAATACCTGGCGACCTCACCTTCAAGGCCTACTCCATCATAAGGGCGTCGCGCCTTCTGCTCTACACCCAGACGTTCGCCTCGCGGAAAGAGCTCTTCAGGCTGACCAAGTGCACTTGCTCGATAAAGCGATACGGCGAGGGGCCGCTCGCCGAGGCGCTGGAGGTGGTCAGGTCGGGCGGCATCGCGTCGGTCGTCTTCAGCTCCGCCGTCGACGAGGTGGACGTAGTTGGGCAAAAGCCTATATCGTCGTCGTATATAAAGATATATAGACACGTTTTTGTGTAGATAACGACATTATGCCATGGACGTCGAGTATTTGGTGGCCGGCTCGTGGACTAGGGACGGCGCCGGCGTAAAGCTCTACCGGGTCTTCGGCGACCCCGTCCTGGCCGAGCTGACCGACCCCTTCCTCCTGCTCGACCACTTCGGCTCCCGCTACCCCCACGAATATCTGGCGGGATTCCCGTGGCACCCCCACAGGGGGATCCAGACCATAACCTACCTCCTCAAGGGCGAGGTACACCACGAGGACTCTGAGGGGAACAAGGGGGTGCTGGGCCCGGGAGACCTCCAGTGGATGAACGCCGGCTCGGGGATATTCCACTCCGAGATGCCGAGGCCCTACAGACAAGACCCCGAGGTCTCGGGCTTCCAGCTCTGGGTCAATCTGCCGAGGAGGCTCAAGATGTCGGACCCCTTCTACAAGAACCTCAAAAGCGGCTCGATACCCAAAGTAGTGACGGACAGGGGCGCCGTCGTGAGGCTGATATCGGGCAGAGTAAGGGAGCCCGGAACAGGCGCAGTCGAGGGCCCCGTGTCAGGCCTCCCGATCCCCGTGGTCTACATGGACGTGGAGATTCCCGAGGGGGTCGAGTTCCTCTACGAGGTGGAGGAGGGCTGGAGAACTCTCGTGTACAACTTCGGAGGCCGCGCGAGGATACAGGGGAGGGCCGTGGAGGACAGATCGCTCCTCGTGTTGTCCAGAGACGGCGGCGTGTTGAGGGCCAGAGGCCCCGCCCGCTTCTTGTTGCTCTCCGGCGTCCCCATCGGCGAGCCTATCGCGTGGCGGGGGCCCATAGTCATGAATACGTGGGAGGAGATTAGAGAAGCATTCCTGGAGCTGGAGAGGGGTACTTTCATGAGGAGGAGGGCCTCCGTCGAGGATATATGACGGTGGAGGTCCCGAGGACGGCGCGCGACACGGCGGCGTGTTGCGCCGAGAACGTCGACGACGTCCTCGACGACTAAATCTCCCCCGCAGATAGGGGTAAAAAGGGCTATCCCTTTATGGTCGCTATGTATCTCCCGTGCCACCAGTGGAATAGGACGGCGCCGTTGTAGCCGTTCACGCTGAGCATCTGCATGTCGCCGTCGGGCGTCATGAAGTGTATAGTGTAGTAGCCGGGGAATACGTGGACCTCCTCTATCTCGGAGCCCGGGAAGTGCGCCGCGAGCCACCGCTCCGCTATCTCGACAGCGGTCTTGTTGTCGATAAGCATAGGCAAGCCGCGCCACATCATCGACTGGGGCTCCGGATGGATCACGCCGTTGGGGAACACCAAGAGCTCCTCCAGCGGCTTCCCGCCGCGCCCCACTATCACGTAGTAGTTGTACTGGTACTTCTCGGCCTCCAGCACCTCCAAGCCGGTCGCGCTCTCCACGTACTGCACGAGGTTCGTGTCGTTGACGTAGCCGACGCCGAGCTGCCGGCCTCCCCACATGGGGCAACCGCCGACGTATCCGTACTGGTACACGTTCGCGTATACGCCCCCGCCGGTCGCCCATCCGCCCATCATGCCCGCCATCGGCGCCCACTGGTACGGCCCCGTAGATCCCCACCAGCCCTCTCTCCAGATCGTCCACCCGAACACTAGGGCGCCTGCCGCCGCGGCTGCCGCCGCAGCTAGCAGGGCTATTGCCAACATCTTTCTGTTTTCCATGCGTGCTTAGGAGCTCGGCGATAAATCCCCTTCGTGAAACCTTGCGCTATCCCGGTTTCGAAGGAGCGAAACGCGCTACTCGAAAACTGCATAGGCGTCGAGCCTCCGCGTATCGGCTAAAGTTGCGCCGGACTTTCTATAGGGGAGGCCGCTTGCGATTGCACTAGCGCTGGGTCGCACATCGGCGCCTCGGGCGTAAAGGATAAATCGGGGAGGCGGGCGGAGGTCATGGCCATAGATCCCGTGTGTGGGATGGAGGTCGACCCAAAGACGGCGAAATATAAGACTATATATGGAGGCAAGATCTACTACTTCTGTTCCCAGGCGTGCAAGGAGGAGTTCGAGCGGAATCCCCAGCACTATCTGACGCATGGCCCGCAGGGCATGCCCCACAGGCATTAACGGAGCGGCCCGCAGGCTCGGGGCGGCCACGGCTCGCGGGATCGCCGCAGTGCTGGCGGTTGCCCTAGCCGCCTCGCTCCTTCTCGACTACATGCACGTAAGGTACATGTGCCCCGACTGCCCCTACCCCACGCCCATGTCCGTCGTCTTCTTCGCCCTGCTCTCCACGTTGGGGCTTGCCGTTTACGCCGTTCTGAGGACCTCGTCGGGCGGGGCGAGAGCCGGCGGGGATCTGGAGATGTTGGCGTCGCTTCTCAGAGAGCCGGATCGCTCTATGTACCTCAAGCTTGTGGCCCACGGCGGCGAGGCCCCGGTCGCCCAGATAGCGAAGGAGCTGGGCCTCAACAAGGTCAGGGCGTGGAGAGCCGCCCAGAGGTTGCAGGAAAAGGGCTTGGTCGAGCTGGAAAAAACCAAGGGCAGGTTAGTGATGCGTCTGAGATCTAGCTATCTGCCTCCAGAGCCAAAGAACCAGCAGGACCAGAAGCGCTATAAACAGCAACATTAGGAATAGGCCGAATATCCAGCCGAGGAACCCCCAAGGCCACATCCACCCGCCGCCCCACCAGCCTCCGCACATGGGGCACTGCCCGTACGACAGAGCCGCCAGGAGCGACAGCGCCGACAGCAACGCGGCGAATTTGGAAATCCGCGCCATGTGGGGACCTCCGCGCCGGGATTAAAACCTTCTCTGAAACCCGCCGCACGGACCTGCGCAACCTCGGTTACGCGAGCTGAAACCGGCGAGGGCCCAACGTTTTTAGAAGGCATTCGGGGGTATCCATGGAGGAGTTGCGTCTGAGGTGTCTGCAGTCTTCCGGCTCCCCCTTCGTCTTGGAGGGGCTGAACAGCAAGATCCGTTGGTGGGGCTGGTGCCG of the Thermoproteus uzoniensis 768-20 genome contains:
- a CDS encoding pirin family protein codes for the protein MDVEYLVAGSWTRDGAGVKLYRVFGDPVLAELTDPFLLLDHFGSRYPHEYLAGFPWHPHRGIQTITYLLKGEVHHEDSEGNKGVLGPGDLQWMNAGSGIFHSEMPRPYRQDPEVSGFQLWVNLPRRLKMSDPFYKNLKSGSIPKVVTDRGAVVRLISGRVREPGTGAVEGPVSGLPIPVVYMDVEIPEGVEFLYEVEEGWRTLVYNFGGRARIQGRAVEDRSLLVLSRDGGVLRARGPARFLLLSGVPIGEPIAWRGPIVMNTWEEIREAFLELERGTFMRRRASVEDI
- the dpdh gene encoding D-proline dehydrogenase, which encodes MSTFVVVGGGVVGLFAAYYLKREGADVTLLEMGGLAHSSRAAAGVLEFTKFELNRINVRGYAQRYLGMVRRGKAAVRSLDLAWLVLYLKMYGREPGEETWSFLKEMAQFSRREYLRLAEEQNDFELREEPVYEVVDDVEKEAEALRRDPLGPRFEIGEIDGARAIVYLDPLIISTDLAAERLAREISGVKVVNKRAVKVGDGAVELEGGKVLRADAVVVAGGWWSRRFGVPVAPLKGYGVRAKTEKRPGRTVADFVGGVFVVPFSRWVKITGRFDLDPHPDAKYLPNVLEAAARWVGKADVVDASVGFRPCTPDGLPVLERRGDVVFATGTCRLGWTYAPAMGRIAADLALGRRRDTPITTRRFS
- a CDS encoding sulfurtransferase encodes the protein MSEAVVETEWVQQNLNNPKVRIVEVDYDPATAYEQWHVPNAVLIAWKELRHPVRRDFLEPSDFERLMSERGISNDHTVVLYGDYNNWFAAYAFWLFQAYGHEDVRLMNGGRTAWAKEGRPTTKDRPTFPKTQYKVRRVDWGSRRAYLWEVLNKVVHGEVGKNVLLVDVRSPPEYKGEITAPPEYANEQTQVGGHIPGAISIPWAQAVDQQTGKFKPVEELRRIYEGAGITPDKEVITYCRIGERAAHTWFVLKYLLKYPAVRVYDGSWAEWGNLVGAPVKKGDQP
- a CDS encoding YHS domain-containing protein — encoded protein: MAIDPVCGMEVDPKTAKYKTIYGGKIYYFCSQACKEEFERNPQHYLTHGPQGMPHRH
- a CDS encoding PaREP1 family protein; amino-acid sequence: MDVEAIYLPAVLARRLRSLAESEAVSLEDYLLEIAFSNMDPPEKARTYAEAALELLKAADEELRAGDLRQASEKIWGAAALAVKAYAYWREGVRLASHGELWRYAKKTADELGGWVHDAWAQANAMHINFYEGWATAEQVAEALKRVEKLVKEIVERVRTRRSA
- a CDS encoding helix-turn-helix transcriptional regulator, with product MLAVALAASLLLDYMHVRYMCPDCPYPTPMSVVFFALLSTLGLAVYAVLRTSSGGARAGGDLEMLASLLREPDRSMYLKLVAHGGEAPVAQIAKELGLNKVRAWRAAQRLQEKGLVELEKTKGRLVMRLRSSYLPPEPKNQQDQKRYKQQH
- a CDS encoding helix-turn-helix domain-containing protein, with the translated sequence MLRLTPTAKLVINYMALRHLVDGARYVTFRELVERLGVSERRLRSVVQELRRAGLVEAYLDPSKGRAILYRLSFNNFEFDAPRVRPGLYYIDLPPDAKIPGDLTFKAYSIIRASRLLLYTQTFASRKELFRLTKCTCSIKRYGEGPLAEALEVVRSGGIASVVFSSAVDEVDVVGQKPISSSYIKIYRHVFV